In one Niveibacterium umoris genomic region, the following are encoded:
- a CDS encoding glutathione S-transferase family protein — translation MITVHHLEMSRSQRILWLLEELGLPYKIVLYERDPKTRLAPPELKAVHPLGKSPVITDGDLTIAESGAILEYLVEQYGQNLTGDLAALQPAAGTEARRQCRFWLHYAEGSLMNWLVMKLVFMKIPTQPMPFFVRPIAHAICAMVQKKLVDPNVQTALAFMEAHLAHNTWFAGENLSLADFQMSFPVEAALARGGDASLYPNLVAYKARVEARPAYQRAIAKGGPVLLTD, via the coding sequence ATGATCACCGTCCACCACCTTGAAATGTCGCGCTCGCAGCGCATCCTCTGGCTGCTGGAGGAACTTGGCCTGCCCTACAAGATCGTGCTGTACGAACGTGATCCGAAGACACGCCTCGCACCGCCGGAACTCAAGGCAGTGCATCCGCTGGGCAAATCGCCGGTCATCACCGATGGCGATCTGACGATCGCCGAATCCGGCGCGATTCTCGAATACCTCGTCGAGCAATACGGGCAGAACCTGACCGGTGACCTCGCCGCGCTGCAGCCCGCCGCGGGCACCGAAGCGCGGCGCCAGTGCCGCTTCTGGCTGCACTACGCGGAAGGCTCGTTGATGAACTGGCTAGTGATGAAGCTGGTCTTCATGAAGATCCCGACGCAGCCGATGCCCTTCTTCGTACGACCGATTGCCCATGCGATCTGCGCCATGGTGCAGAAGAAGCTGGTCGACCCGAACGTGCAGACCGCGCTTGCCTTCATGGAGGCGCACCTTGCGCACAACACCTGGTTCGCTGGCGAAAACCTGAGCCTTGCCGACTTCCAGATGAGTTTTCCGGTCGAAGCGGCGCTGGCGCGCGGTGGCGACGCGTCGCTGTACCCGAATCTCGTGGCCTACAAGGCCCGCGTCGAAGCGCGGCCCGCCTACCAACGCGCAATCGCAAAGGGCGGACCGGTTCTGCTGACCGACTGA
- a CDS encoding outer membrane beta-barrel protein — MAIQVRRARRMAMLPVAKRSLHSRAVGQGARALDLGWRKAGLLALASNAIRTAESGCGMAALTGNIMKIRLSCILPLAVLALAAPARAADSAITAYGAFRSGGDFQNATTGENLKVESSGTGAIALDLPYDGNRQLQLFLSHQRSHLDYTQSAAPKTAATLPLSVTYFHLGGTYFFEGPVGSGPYVVGGIGGTLLALDGEGYGNELRPSMNVGLGYQFMLGKHAALRLEGRFYSTLINSSGGLFCSGGCVLQIQGDLFSQGEGMLGVSVPF, encoded by the coding sequence ATGGCGATCCAGGTGCGAAGGGCGAGGCGCATGGCGATGCTTCCTGTAGCGAAGAGGTCGCTGCATTCTAGGGCCGTGGGGCAAGGGGCGCGAGCGCTGGATTTGGGTTGGCGCAAGGCGGGCCTACTCGCGCTCGCCAGCAATGCGATTCGCACGGCAGAATCCGGCTGCGGAATGGCCGCGCTGACAGGCAACATCATGAAGATCAGACTCTCCTGCATCCTGCCGCTGGCTGTGCTCGCGCTGGCAGCCCCTGCTCGCGCGGCCGACAGTGCCATCACCGCGTATGGCGCGTTCCGCAGCGGCGGCGATTTCCAGAACGCCACCACCGGTGAAAACTTGAAAGTGGAGAGTTCCGGCACTGGCGCAATCGCGCTGGACTTGCCGTATGACGGCAATCGGCAGCTGCAGCTCTTCCTGTCGCACCAGCGCTCCCATCTCGATTACACGCAAAGCGCAGCGCCAAAGACCGCCGCAACCTTGCCGCTGTCTGTCACCTACTTTCATCTTGGCGGCACCTACTTCTTCGAAGGCCCGGTTGGCAGCGGCCCCTATGTGGTCGGCGGCATCGGTGGCACGCTGCTGGCGCTGGACGGCGAGGGCTATGGCAACGAACTACGACCGTCGATGAACGTGGGTCTGGGCTACCAGTTCATGCTTGGCAAGCACGCCGCGCTGCGCCTTGAAGGCCGCTTCTATTCCACGCTGATCAACAGCAGTGGTGGTTTGTTTTGTTCAGGCGGCTGCGTGCTGCAGATTCAGGGGGATCTCTTCTCGCAGGGCGAGGGCATGCTCGGGGTGTCGGTGCCGTTCTGA
- a CDS encoding DUF1566 domain-containing protein, with amino-acid sequence MRHGKWSLRGALFIACLGFANVASAERYALHDGIVTDPRSGLAWRQSDNGTEISWPDAVNECAARGDGWRLPSIDELEALYDPAESVACGGNFCHAASVFVLSGGWFWSGERSGTSQAWGYNLDIGRRDLSATTGGSYGRALCVRGG; translated from the coding sequence GTGAGACACGGGAAGTGGTCGCTGCGCGGGGCGCTGTTCATCGCCTGCCTGGGGTTCGCGAACGTGGCGTCTGCGGAACGCTACGCCCTGCACGATGGCATCGTGACGGACCCGCGCAGCGGCTTGGCGTGGCGCCAAAGTGACAACGGCACCGAGATTTCCTGGCCCGATGCTGTGAACGAGTGTGCTGCGCGTGGCGATGGATGGCGGCTTCCGTCCATCGACGAACTCGAAGCGTTGTACGACCCGGCCGAGTCCGTCGCGTGCGGCGGAAACTTCTGCCATGCCGCGTCAGTCTTCGTGCTCAGCGGTGGCTGGTTCTGGAGCGGGGAGCGTAGCGGCACGTCGCAGGCTTGGGGCTACAACCTCGACATCGGTCGGCGCGATCTGAGCGCGACCACGGGTGGCAGTTACGGCCGTGCGCTGTGCGTGCGGGGAGGGTGA
- a CDS encoding 3'-5' exoribonuclease, with protein MRDILARLLSAGSRSVRDNSGPDVTPQRPETRPPGGTTQRFSTPIHLSDPGYDRANAFRVFFDTEFTQLRDGQLLSIGAVAQNGSEFYCEISSAALEAASNAFVRAHVLSQFGRVPGASVPNLADLGTRLGEWLDRLPASPVILCYDYKTDWRLLEEALQWAGVWPRVSAKLRADDIADDASHPACRAQREQTAAAMEKAGDLKLHHALFDARLLRAAFEALPWASADLEAEVCRQLAWERAQTMSPRDYLAVSDIRTLLASLPSARWRDRHLDWWLNQVAQLDAARPQSSEAPELK; from the coding sequence ATGCGGGACATCCTTGCACGTCTGCTGTCGGCAGGCTCCAGATCCGTGCGCGATAACAGCGGGCCTGACGTCACGCCGCAGCGCCCGGAAACACGACCGCCTGGTGGCACCACGCAGCGCTTCTCCACACCGATCCACCTGAGCGATCCTGGCTATGACAGGGCAAACGCATTCCGCGTTTTCTTCGACACAGAGTTCACCCAGCTGCGCGACGGACAACTGCTGTCGATCGGCGCCGTAGCGCAGAACGGGAGCGAGTTCTACTGCGAGATCAGCAGTGCGGCGCTTGAGGCGGCATCGAACGCGTTTGTCCGCGCGCACGTCTTGTCGCAGTTTGGCCGGGTGCCCGGCGCGTCGGTTCCGAACCTTGCCGATCTGGGCACGCGCCTGGGCGAGTGGCTCGATCGCCTGCCCGCTTCGCCTGTGATCCTCTGCTATGACTACAAAACCGACTGGCGACTGCTCGAAGAGGCGCTGCAGTGGGCCGGCGTTTGGCCACGCGTGAGCGCCAAACTCAGAGCGGACGATATTGCCGACGACGCCTCGCACCCGGCATGCCGCGCTCAACGCGAGCAAACAGCCGCGGCAATGGAGAAAGCGGGCGACCTGAAACTGCATCACGCCCTTTTTGATGCGCGCTTGCTTCGGGCCGCATTCGAAGCGCTGCCTTGGGCCTCTGCCGACCTGGAGGCCGAGGTTTGCAGGCAGCTCGCGTGGGAGCGCGCGCAGACAATGTCACCAAGGGATTACCTTGCGGTCTCTGACATCCGCACACTACTCGCCAGCCTGCCCTCGGCGCGCTGGCGGGACCGACATCTGGACTGGTGGCTCAACCAGGTGGCTCAGCTAGACGCTGCACGTCCGCAGTCATCAGAAGCGCCTGAGCTGAAGTGA
- a CDS encoding outer membrane lipoprotein-sorting protein yields MFDLNLIQRGLLLGALALCANAAHAESPEALLKRADAWRLSADNMKVETRIEVMKNGALEKERDYLVFLRPGRESLVLMQSPAEKGQKVLMKADDFWMILPGSQRPIRITPTQKLIGDAAAGDVATLSWSEDYAPAQAEAEKCDSVACTHLTLKAKQASVTYARIELWVDTKTAQPLKADLYVVSEKLAKRASFEIGTLYGKPQVTSMVIDDEILTNRRTVLHYRSRTAYEAPEAWFNPMYLTRNTVTP; encoded by the coding sequence ATGTTTGATCTGAACCTCATCCAACGCGGTCTGCTGCTGGGCGCGCTGGCCCTCTGCGCGAACGCTGCGCATGCCGAATCGCCCGAAGCCCTGCTCAAGCGCGCCGATGCCTGGCGCCTGTCGGCCGACAACATGAAGGTCGAGACGCGCATCGAGGTGATGAAGAACGGCGCGCTGGAGAAGGAACGCGACTACCTCGTCTTCCTGCGTCCCGGCCGCGAGTCGCTGGTGCTGATGCAATCGCCGGCCGAGAAGGGCCAGAAGGTGCTGATGAAGGCCGACGACTTCTGGATGATCCTGCCCGGCAGCCAGCGCCCGATCCGCATCACGCCGACGCAGAAGCTGATCGGCGATGCCGCGGCTGGCGACGTGGCGACGCTGTCATGGTCGGAGGACTACGCCCCCGCCCAAGCCGAAGCAGAGAAGTGCGACAGCGTGGCCTGCACCCACCTCACGCTGAAAGCAAAACAGGCGTCGGTCACCTACGCGCGCATCGAACTGTGGGTGGACACGAAGACCGCGCAACCGCTCAAGGCCGATCTCTACGTCGTCTCCGAGAAACTCGCCAAGCGCGCCAGCTTCGAGATCGGCACCCTGTATGGCAAGCCGCAGGTGACCAGCATGGTCATCGACGACGAGATCCTCACCAACCGCCGCACCGTGCTGCATTACCGCAGCCGCACCGCGTACGAAGCGCCGGAAGCGTGGTTCAACCCGATGTACCTGACACGCAACACGGTCACGCCATGA
- a CDS encoding ABC transporter permease: MSTSLIRWASFALRNTLRNRRRSLATVTLTALGSAAILIGGGFALYTYESLQQAAARDTGHLIVATRDFFDREEDTPMQFGIEHFDILRDTLLAHREVRYVLPRLNFSGLISNGDKSVVMIGSGIDPQAEFSVRGPFLQLKSGKLLNEDSAKGPDVLIGADLAKSLKAEPGSALTLLGSTTGGALNAIDVKVRGIVSSGVPDIDKRLVLTSLATAQGLLVTDKVSSVGVYLADMEQTATMRATLTPQLAPLAMKTWEEEAFFYKAVRGLYDRIFGGLGLVIGLIVVGVVAGAMAMAIVERTREIGTLRAMGTSPLQLVRAFAIEGAALGAAGGLLGALVAGGVTIALMFAGLQMPPPPGRSVGYPLFITFSPELAVITLASVSLLAMLSAAVVARIAVKKPIVEALGHV; encoded by the coding sequence ATGAGCACCTCACTGATCCGCTGGGCCAGCTTTGCGCTGCGCAACACCTTGCGCAACCGCCGCCGTTCGCTCGCCACTGTCACGCTCACCGCGCTGGGCAGTGCGGCGATCCTCATCGGTGGCGGTTTCGCGCTCTACACCTACGAATCGCTGCAGCAAGCCGCCGCGCGCGACACCGGCCACCTGATCGTGGCAACCAGGGATTTCTTCGACCGCGAGGAAGACACGCCGATGCAGTTCGGCATCGAACACTTCGACATACTGCGCGACACGCTGCTGGCGCACCGCGAAGTGCGCTACGTGCTGCCGCGGCTGAACTTCTCCGGCCTCATCAGCAACGGCGACAAATCGGTCGTGATGATAGGCAGCGGCATCGACCCGCAGGCCGAGTTCTCGGTGCGCGGCCCCTTCCTGCAACTCAAGTCAGGCAAGCTGCTGAACGAGGATTCCGCCAAGGGGCCGGATGTGCTGATCGGCGCCGACCTGGCGAAGAGCCTCAAGGCCGAGCCGGGCAGCGCGCTGACGCTGCTCGGCTCGACCACCGGCGGCGCCCTCAACGCCATCGACGTGAAGGTGCGCGGCATCGTCAGCAGCGGCGTGCCGGACATCGACAAGCGTCTGGTGCTGACCAGCCTTGCGACCGCGCAGGGTCTGCTTGTCACCGACAAGGTCAGCAGTGTCGGCGTGTACCTTGCCGACATGGAACAGACCGCCACGATGCGCGCGACGCTGACACCACAACTCGCCCCACTGGCGATGAAGACATGGGAAGAAGAGGCTTTCTTCTACAAGGCGGTGCGCGGGCTGTACGACCGCATCTTCGGCGGACTCGGTCTGGTCATCGGGCTGATCGTGGTGGGCGTCGTGGCGGGCGCAATGGCGATGGCCATCGTCGAGCGCACACGCGAGATCGGCACCCTGCGGGCAATGGGCACCTCCCCACTCCAGCTGGTGCGCGCCTTCGCGATCGAAGGCGCAGCGCTGGGCGCTGCCGGTGGTCTGCTGGGTGCGCTGGTCGCGGGCGGCGTCACGATCGCGCTGATGTTCGCCGGCCTGCAGATGCCACCACCGCCGGGGCGCTCGGTCGGCTACCCGCTGTTCATCACCTTCTCGCCCGAGCTGGCTGTGATCACGCTGGCGAGCGTGAGCCTGCTTGCGATGCTGTCGGCCGCCGTGGTCGCACGTATCGCCGTCAAGAAACCGATTGTGGAGGCACTGGGCCATGTTTGA
- a CDS encoding ABC transporter ATP-binding protein, with product MNTTLRDSTPVVAMRGVSKAYRLGAVQVPALHAADVDVRSGEMVALTGPSGSGKSTLLHIAGLIDTADAGSYALAGTATMQLDETRRTHLRRNAIGFVFQSFNLVPVMTVAENVEYPLFLDGMPRREARDRVAAMLARVGLADRAKHRPDELSGGQRQRVAIARALVKQPRLLIADEPTANLDSHTADEVIAVIRELCHEAGTACLIATHDDRLTAHCDRVLALRDGAIQ from the coding sequence ATGAACACCACCCTGCGAGACAGTACCCCGGTGGTGGCGATGCGGGGGGTGAGCAAAGCCTACCGGCTCGGTGCCGTGCAGGTGCCCGCGCTGCATGCCGCGGATGTGGACGTGCGCAGCGGCGAAATGGTCGCGCTGACCGGCCCTTCCGGCAGCGGCAAAAGCACGCTGCTGCACATCGCTGGGCTGATCGACACCGCCGACGCGGGCAGCTACGCGCTGGCTGGCACCGCCACCATGCAGCTTGACGAAACCCGCCGCACACATCTGCGGCGCAATGCGATCGGCTTCGTGTTCCAGAGCTTCAACCTGGTGCCGGTAATGACGGTGGCCGAGAACGTCGAGTACCCGCTGTTCCTCGACGGCATGCCACGGCGCGAGGCACGCGACCGCGTTGCCGCGATGCTGGCGCGCGTCGGCCTTGCCGACCGCGCGAAGCACCGCCCTGACGAGCTCTCGGGTGGCCAGCGCCAACGTGTGGCGATTGCCCGTGCGCTGGTCAAGCAACCACGCCTGCTGATCGCTGACGAGCCGACCGCCAACCTCGACTCACACACTGCGGACGAAGTGATCGCGGTGATCCGCGAGCTGTGCCACGAAGCCGGCACCGCCTGCCTGATCGCCACCCACGACGACCGCCTGACGGCGCACTGCGACCGCGTGCTCGCGCTGCGCGACGGAGCCATCCAATGA
- the malF gene encoding maltose ABC transporter permease MalF: MNTQCDVALPPTPASRLMTRDAAPWLRLLTRSAPIALGLVSVLLGLLVTLRLYATGQLLFALIALAVVAAGVFVYAHAKATAWRFLFPGLLGATLFVVLPIAYTISLSTSNYASQNLLTFGRATEFLLTQRYLPEGAQRYEFALLPDGKKHRARLESETGEVFLSEPFTLGHSTAPVCVRPVPQADTTGAADTATLVREVAALKTLTLQLPNGSVAQMSGLRSFDESRLLYRRNPDGSLTNQQDQSRLHANRQTGYYETDTGERVAPGFAVWVGAAQYLRLLTDAGLSEPFLKVFAWTFAYSLLTVGISFAIGLLLASLLSWQELAFRDTYKLLYYLPNAVPGLIATLIVRMMFFTNTGEVNAVLDTVFGIRPEWYATPALARTMVLIVSIWLCFPYMMMVCLGLIRAIPQDLYEASALAGAGPIANLRYITLPLIARPALPLLIASFAFTFNNAGLILYLTDGGPSYLDTREPIGTTDLLSSAAYRIAFTGGSNFGLAAAISVLLFAIVAVLAFASLRLSKSGELTD; this comes from the coding sequence ATGAACACACAGTGCGATGTCGCCCTGCCCCCGACGCCTGCCAGCCGACTCATGACGCGCGACGCCGCACCCTGGCTGCGCCTGCTCACCCGCAGCGCGCCGATCGCGCTGGGCCTGGTCAGCGTGCTGCTGGGGCTGCTGGTCACGCTGCGGCTGTATGCCACCGGCCAACTGCTGTTCGCCCTGATCGCGCTGGCGGTCGTGGCGGCGGGCGTATTCGTTTATGCGCACGCGAAGGCGACAGCCTGGCGCTTCCTTTTCCCGGGCCTGCTCGGCGCGACGCTGTTCGTCGTCCTGCCGATCGCCTACACCATATCGCTGAGCACCTCCAACTATGCCTCGCAGAATCTGCTCACCTTCGGCCGTGCGACGGAATTCCTGCTGACCCAGCGCTACCTTCCGGAAGGCGCGCAACGCTACGAGTTCGCGCTGCTGCCCGACGGCAAGAAGCATCGTGCCCGACTGGAAAGTGAGACCGGCGAGGTCTTTCTCAGCGAACCTTTCACGCTGGGTCACTCAACCGCGCCGGTCTGCGTCAGGCCAGTCCCGCAGGCAGACACCACCGGCGCAGCCGACACTGCCACCCTGGTGCGCGAAGTTGCCGCGCTCAAGACGCTGACGCTGCAGTTGCCCAACGGCAGCGTGGCGCAGATGTCCGGCCTCCGCAGCTTCGATGAGAGCCGCCTGCTCTACCGCCGCAACCCCGACGGCTCGCTCACCAATCAGCAGGATCAGTCACGGCTGCACGCGAACAGGCAGACCGGTTACTACGAAACCGACACCGGCGAACGGGTGGCGCCCGGTTTTGCGGTGTGGGTCGGTGCCGCGCAGTACCTGCGGCTGCTCACCGACGCGGGCCTCAGCGAACCCTTTCTGAAGGTCTTCGCCTGGACCTTTGCCTACAGCCTGCTCACCGTCGGGATTTCCTTCGCAATCGGCTTGCTGCTGGCGTCGCTGCTGAGCTGGCAAGAGCTCGCCTTCCGCGACACCTACAAGCTGCTCTACTACCTGCCCAACGCGGTGCCCGGCCTGATCGCAACCCTGATCGTCCGGATGATGTTCTTCACCAATACCGGCGAAGTGAACGCGGTACTCGACACCGTCTTCGGCATCCGGCCGGAGTGGTACGCCACCCCTGCGCTCGCCCGCACAATGGTGCTCATCGTCAGCATCTGGTTGTGCTTCCCGTACATGATGATGGTCTGCCTCGGACTGATCCGCGCGATTCCGCAGGATCTCTACGAAGCCTCGGCGCTGGCCGGTGCCGGCCCGATCGCGAACCTCCGCTACATCACGCTGCCCTTGATCGCGCGCCCGGCCCTGCCGCTGCTGATCGCGTCCTTTGCCTTCACCTTCAACAACGCCGGGCTGATCCTGTACCTCACCGATGGTGGCCCGAGCTACCTCGATACGCGCGAACCCATCGGCACGACCGACCTGCTCTCGTCCGCCGCTTATCGCATCGCGTTCACCGGCGGCAGCAACTTCGGGCTCGCGGCGGCCATCAGCGTGCTGCTGTTTGCAATCGTCGCAGTGCTCGCCTTTGCCAGCCTGAGACTGAGCAAGTCCGGCGAGCTGACCGACTGA
- a CDS encoding ABC transporter permease subunit: MPMVTGRHTRWRRHVAHIGIILSLVVVLYPFANMLWQAVTAYPEAGSASHWPRFTTEHLRLMIGMRDQIDEYGRRVAGRVEFWLWMWNSLKVAATTTLLATALALTTGYAFARLRFSGRATLDNLLYMSHFFPGILLGIAYWSIFDRIGDSFPAIGLDTHGGLVLALTGQATLGMVWAFKGYFQQLPLEIEEAARIDGASDWQTFRLIALPLARPMIVVMALLLTTSMMYEPVLSSALLTASENATLPLGLRVFFFATDGAGDSAVALHEFAAGALLASLPGVIVFILAQRWMEQSTTGAIKG, from the coding sequence ATGCCGATGGTCACTGGCCGGCACACCCGCTGGCGGCGTCATGTCGCGCACATCGGCATCATCCTTTCACTGGTGGTGGTGCTGTATCCGTTCGCGAACATGCTGTGGCAGGCGGTAACCGCGTATCCGGAGGCCGGCAGCGCAAGCCACTGGCCACGCTTCACCACCGAGCACCTTCGGCTGATGATCGGCATGCGCGACCAGATCGATGAATACGGCCGCCGGGTCGCCGGGCGTGTCGAGTTCTGGTTGTGGATGTGGAATTCGCTCAAGGTCGCCGCCACGACGACCCTGCTCGCAACCGCGCTCGCGCTCACCACCGGCTACGCGTTTGCCCGCCTGCGCTTCAGTGGCCGCGCGACACTCGACAACCTGCTGTACATGAGCCACTTCTTCCCCGGCATCCTGCTCGGGATCGCCTACTGGAGCATCTTCGACCGCATTGGCGACAGCTTTCCGGCGATCGGGCTCGACACGCATGGGGGCCTGGTGCTGGCGCTGACCGGGCAAGCCACGCTGGGCATGGTGTGGGCGTTCAAGGGTTACTTCCAGCAGTTACCGCTCGAAATCGAAGAGGCGGCGCGGATCGACGGCGCCTCGGACTGGCAGACCTTTCGCCTGATCGCCTTGCCGCTGGCCCGCCCGATGATCGTGGTGATGGCTCTGCTGCTGACAACCAGCATGATGTACGAACCGGTGCTGAGTAGCGCGCTGCTGACGGCATCGGAAAACGCGACCTTGCCACTCGGTCTGCGCGTCTTCTTTTTCGCCACCGATGGCGCCGGCGACAGCGCAGTGGCGCTGCACGAATTCGCTGCCGGGGCGCTGCTGGCCTCGCTGCCCGGCGTGATCGTCTTTATCCTCGCGCAGCGCTGGATGGAGCAATCCACCACCGGCGCCATCAAGGGCTAG
- a CDS encoding PEP-CTERM sorting domain-containing protein has protein sequence MKKAILSLALTFLASAALADTPASLVTNGGFEAGSTGWTARAEGIADGFSIRANGFDFDGTTFLAAPEGTHWASLFCVGYGACGLGQEFGTTIDQKLSTVAGANYSLTFSLGAGIWGATGVDVYWNGAKLLDNASGFSGWKTFSVSGLKGTGSDTLSFGTNADGYGYAYLDAVKVTAAVPEPETYAMFAAGLLFVGALARGRNS, from the coding sequence ATGAAAAAGGCAATACTCTCTTTGGCACTGACGTTCCTTGCATCCGCGGCGTTGGCCGACACGCCGGCAAGTCTCGTCACCAATGGCGGCTTCGAAGCCGGCAGCACCGGATGGACGGCGCGCGCGGAAGGGATTGCCGACGGTTTCAGCATCAGAGCCAACGGATTTGACTTCGACGGCACCACGTTCTTGGCCGCGCCGGAAGGCACCCACTGGGCATCGTTGTTCTGTGTCGGCTACGGCGCGTGCGGGCTGGGTCAAGAGTTCGGTACGACGATCGATCAGAAGCTCTCGACTGTCGCTGGCGCGAACTACAGTCTGACCTTCTCGCTCGGAGCTGGCATCTGGGGCGCTACTGGCGTAGATGTCTACTGGAATGGCGCCAAACTGCTCGATAACGCTTCCGGATTCTCTGGCTGGAAGACCTTCTCTGTTTCCGGCCTCAAAGGGACTGGCAGCGACACCCTGAGCTTTGGCACGAACGCAGACGGTTATGGCTACGCCTATCTGGATGCCGTCAAAGTGACCGCTGCGGTGCCAGAACCCGAGACGTATGCCATGTTTGCCGCAGGTCTGCTCTTTGTGGGCGCGCTGGCGCGAGGTCGCAACAGCTAA
- a CDS encoding GNAT family N-acetyltransferase: protein MSEEPLLFDLPEQIETGRLILRPPQAGDGAATHAAVCDSLAELRAWPANLPWAVPEPTIAASETFCRKGQAQFLLRTSLIFLIFERLTGQMVGVCSLHKIDWPTRRCEVGFWGRSGTHGRGYLSEALRALTALAIAPPISARRLELFTDARNHRARALAERVGFRFEGVMRDYCVEPDGTRRDLAVYGLVP from the coding sequence GTGAGCGAAGAGCCGCTGCTCTTTGACTTGCCGGAGCAGATCGAAACCGGCCGCCTGATCCTGCGTCCGCCGCAAGCGGGCGACGGCGCGGCGACACATGCCGCAGTCTGCGACAGCCTCGCCGAGTTGCGCGCCTGGCCGGCCAATCTGCCGTGGGCAGTGCCCGAGCCCACGATCGCGGCGAGCGAAACCTTCTGTCGCAAGGGCCAGGCGCAGTTCCTGCTGCGTACCAGTCTGATCTTCCTCATCTTCGAGCGTCTCACCGGGCAAATGGTGGGCGTCTGCAGCCTGCACAAGATCGACTGGCCGACGCGGCGCTGCGAAGTCGGTTTCTGGGGTCGCAGTGGCACGCACGGCCGGGGCTATCTGAGCGAGGCCCTGCGCGCGCTGACCGCGCTGGCCATCGCACCACCGATTTCGGCACGACGACTGGAACTCTTCACCGACGCCCGCAACCACCGCGCCCGCGCACTGGCCGAGCGCGTTGGCTTCCGCTTCGAAGGCGTGATGCGCGACTACTGCGTCGAACCCGACGGCACCCGCCGCGATCTCGCGGTCTATGGCCTGGTGCCGTGA
- the nusB gene encoding transcription antitermination factor NusB, whose product MNTPTPNKTPRRLARELVLQGLYQWHLTGNSIPVIEEHLEVSEETAGDWLRSDRILLRALLEGTAEHAAELEAEFVPHIDRPVGELSPIERAIVLLGVYELKHCPETPYRVILNEAIELAKNFGGTEGHRFVNGVLDKCAARLRAVEVEHAKKTPPKK is encoded by the coding sequence ATGAACACGCCGACCCCGAACAAGACGCCGCGCCGCCTGGCGCGCGAACTGGTGCTGCAGGGCCTGTACCAGTGGCACCTGACCGGCAACTCGATCCCGGTCATCGAAGAGCACCTCGAAGTCTCGGAAGAGACGGCGGGCGACTGGCTGCGCTCCGACCGCATCCTGCTGCGCGCGCTGCTCGAAGGCACCGCCGAACATGCAGCCGAACTCGAAGCCGAGTTCGTGCCGCACATCGACCGCCCGGTTGGCGAGCTCTCGCCGATCGAACGCGCCATCGTGCTGCTGGGCGTGTATGAACTCAAGCACTGCCCGGAGACGCCCTACCGCGTGATCCTGAACGAGGCGATCGAACTGGCAAAGAACTTCGGCGGCACCGAAGGGCACCGCTTCGTCAATGGCGTGCTGGACAAGTGCGCCGCGCGGCTGCGCGCGGTCGAGGTCGAGCACGCGAAGAAGACGCCACCCAAGAAGTGA